From Pseudobacteriovorax antillogorgiicola:
TACAAAGAGCTTTTGAATAGTTTAATCCACCAGATAAAATAGAAACAGGAGAACGATGATGACAGTTCAAAAAATTGATTTTAACGCACTTAAGAGACCTCATTGGAACCAAACGCAAGAGCAGAATGCCAATCTAGTGATAGATTTCGTTCAAGGCATCATGAATGACCATGATTTCGAATACATCACGGAAACGTTTGGCAAGCACAATTACGTCCAGCATAATCGAAATATGCCTGACGGTATCGATGGCCTTGTAGGTTACCTAAAAAAGTTTGTCAAAAACTTCCCTGAGTTCAACTACGATGTCAAAAAAATCATCGTTGATGGCGATATGGTAAGCCTTCATTCACATGCCACTCTAAAACACAAGCACAGAGGTAATCAGGAGAAGGGGTTCAACATCATAGACACCTGGCGCGTGGACAATGGTAAGCTTGTGGAGCACTGGGATGCTGTGCAAGCGATTGATCTACCTATGAGACTCTATGCAACATTTGTCGGTGGTCGTAAGATGAATAAAAATGGTTTCTTCTAGGCTTGTCATGACCCCACTAGGATCTAAACTTGTGGGGTATGATCCCACAAGTTTCTAAAGCGTTTCGCTTCAGTCTCTTAATACGTCTAATTGAATCAGGTT
This genomic window contains:
- a CDS encoding ester cyclase gives rise to the protein MTVQKIDFNALKRPHWNQTQEQNANLVIDFVQGIMNDHDFEYITETFGKHNYVQHNRNMPDGIDGLVGYLKKFVKNFPEFNYDVKKIIVDGDMVSLHSHATLKHKHRGNQEKGFNIIDTWRVDNGKLVEHWDAVQAIDLPMRLYATFVGGRKMNKNGFF